The nucleotide sequence TCAATTACATACTGGGCCGTACATGTTGGCCATACCATCAGGTAAGACAACAGAGTGGCACTTGAGACTATGCACTCGTTATGTCTATATAAACCAACCTCTGATTTTCTTCGGGTCGACAAATGGGCTTTATTGTTCCgtcttaaaaaccaaaacaattgagtaatgcactttttttaaatttatcgcaCAGGCATAGTTTTCAAGAAGTGGAGGGTTCAGCAGTGTATTGTTCCACTGAGTTATTCTGTGATTGTGTTCTTGATAGAATGTATCGATCATTAGGTTGGAAATCATACTCAGCTCCGGAACCGACCGACCAAATCGTGGAATTAAATCGCTGTATCTGCATGGGTAAGCAAATCGTCTCAGTGTTATACAAAGTGCTTCTACCCCATCCCAAATGGTTCCTTGGTGAGACTTGAAAGACTAAGGGAGCTGCAAGGCCACTAAAAGGAGGGGAACCACATTCTGATGAAATAGAAACTCAGCCAAACACTTGCTGTCGTCCATCTCATTTAAGTAGAACGCTCCACAACAATCGTAAGGGAaatctgggttttttttagatGTTTCTATcgtaaagaagaagaaattcgTCCTTGGAAATATCATCGTCATCAGCACTTTCGAGGAGAAGTTTAAGTATATCTCTAAAGGATGCCATATTTTCACTGATAAACCAAAAGCCCGTTATTGAACAGACTGCGTCTTCCATGAGTGTTCTTAATGCTATTTTTCGCGCCTTACGACGGCGACCTCTCCCCATTCCCCCCAGTTTACGAGCTCGCTGTCGTCGGATCTTATGGTCCCTTATAAAAAAAACCACGGCGGTGACGAAAACGAGGACGAAGTGTAACATAAGATCTAATGAGCAAAACAATAGCTAAACAGGTGCGTTTtagaactttgtacatttcttagccgtcccaTACAGAACAaaagggaccttaagcagtcaggacggcaacgccaaagaagacttcgattaaaaaatgaatttctgcctttaattagaatttcaaaaatggctgcatgtgttaaccgtctcatacggcgccacacctcaacttcagcataacagAAACGGTTAACGCATCGAGCTATTGGTGAGAAACctagaggaaaataaataagGTTTTCTTCAGGAACGTTTTACCACACGTCGCTATATTGACATCTTAAACTCCCGAATAGCCTTTCGCCATGCAGTCGCATGATTCTGCcacattttccattttagaaCATTACTTCTAATGTTGGacttaggaaaacaaaacataaataatGAAAGAAGTCGCTTTTTCGATGAATTGTAAGACTCGAATAAATAAAGGAATCAATTTTACTGTAGAATCTTTTTTGATATGGTCCTACCGGTCAAATGACGAAATACGTATTGACTCATTGAGTCTGATGGGGTCGGACGAgaaaaagtataatttggaTGGAAACGAACTCGATATCGAAGAAAGATTGCTTTGGTTATGGATACTCTGCGAAGAATAAATTTGTAACGGAGAAAAATGATCGCGATTATCACACAgtttagcttttttcattaagCCTGCAAACCAGCTGTGCGATTGTTTGACGGCAGTTTTAGTTTCAGTTATGTCTTTCTGAACTTACGCCACTACTGCCGTCTTAGTTATTGTTGTCGGTATCAATTAGTGTTCTTGCGGTATGTTTAAGCTCAGGAGGTCACTGGTAGTTTAAATTGTTTCTACAATCGAATGTTGGACAGTTCTCATTTCTACTTAATTAGGAAACGGTGCATGGCAACAAACAGCCTTTGTTCCACCGACGTTGTTTTTTATGGCTTGCTGTAGTGGTCCTGGTGCGTGGTTAATGACTtcagaaaacaaacattgttAATATGAGCCGAAAGAAAACTAATGTTGAGAGGGACACTGTGTTGACTTTTCCAGAAAATTTGGGGTCTTTTGACgtaaaaatgttaaaagatCCCGACATTTAAAAAGAGTAATCAGATTTTGATCACCTTTGTAAATGTGACGGATTTCAGttatttgatgcaaatttttagtTGTGAAGCACTCTGTGTCAACAGTATTGCAATATCTTATCCATTGTTTATTTCGGGTGTCTTCTAGGTAACGTCGTAAACAGAGCCAATGATCTTAATTGATTCATTGTCGcgtttttctcttatttttcaaGTATAAAGGTGCATCGATATTACCGGACATACATATAGTTTCAACAACATCTGTTCGCCCGCAAACCTTTCTCCGCGAAGGATTCTACTGAAGCCATAAAACGAATCGAAGGTAAGTGCAGAGAGATGGTACTCAGTTAAAACCGAAAGTTTGGTACTGAACTACTAAAGGGAAGAGACAACATGTAATTTGTTTCTACTCCGTTgactaaataaaattaaactcaTGCAGCATGACCTATTCGATAAGTTTAAAGTTACTTTTTTCTACTATCGACACAGCAAAATATATCTAGTGCGCCATGCACACTGTACCTCAGATTCTCATTTCAATCTCGGCTAATTTTCAATATTAGTTATTTAATCAGTCACCGAGATGTTTGATCTCGTAAAACGATAGTCCTTTTCTCAATAAGCATTACGTAATCACTTTCGCGTCATAAGAAGAGACAACTTTAAGGCGCTGGCTAAGATCTTGATCATAACCTGAAGTCGAGTCGCGTTCGCACCATAGTACGATCACGTACCTATTCGcgtttttttgcctttttttcttagTAGAATCCGACTGCTACTAACTAAATTTTAAATGCCTCGGTATAATTATGGAATTAAGATATCCATCTCATTTGGACGTTTTTAAGGTCCACCATGAGTGTTCTTCGCTATCTACATGCGATGTTGTTGGTATCTCAGCTCACTTACACCAAAGAGGCGCAGCCAACagtaaattgtcaaaacttcaagtttgtTATCGATGAAGATGTCGTCTATAATCACATTCTTGAGGGTCACGTGTTTCAAAGATTGACAGTCTACAATGCCACCCAGTGTCACATGAAGTGCAAAGATGACTGCCTGTGTGTATCCATGAATTATTTCCCTCTGtctaaagaaaataactgtgagCTCAACGACGTTAACAAAGACATGGAGTCCGCGGCGATGAAATGGAGTCAAGgaggaaattattatgatttggtGAGAAGCTACACTGTGAAGGTGAGAGATAGAATCGTTTGTTGTTGATAGAGTTGtcttagtttttctttttatttacatttttatcataacataGTGCGCTTGCAAGGCCTACCTATATCTTGAGGGAGCTACTACCATAAAAATCCATGTTACATACCTAGACCTCCACTCAACAAAACGAGgactgtgattggttaattCTTGGCCACGTGCCCCTggtcaaattcaaatgtatcccgaccgtAATACAGGTTCGCAGTTGTTGCCCACAcgccgaatacaacagcatgtttttgccatatgattttttaagggaaagtctaaatatataacaaagtaCTTAATATATATTTAGTGCACGTCCGTGCATCCATAACATGAAGTGTGCAGTTTCACTTCAGCTAAAAGTCCCGTCTAGTTTAGCCCCGAGAATTCAAAACTATCACTGAAGATTGTCTTTTCGTTCTATCCCTATAAAGACTGACCTTTGTatctcaaaatgaaaacaaaatatgctGAAAAAAACTCGTTTCGAAAAAGACAATGAGCATGTAGCTCTTCGAGCGACGTAACTAGTTTCGGAGTTGACAATACTTTATTCACAGACGCGATGAGAATTATGGCTGAAAACAGAACTGAGTTttctgacttcaactgaggcttTGCGACGCTGAGAACTCTTCATTAGAACGgagaatattattttaaagcGTTGATATGTACCAAAGTTTTGTTCAGtagaatattttgttttgtaatcgAACGATTTCAGAATTGTTAGTTCAAAGCTGAGCAATTTTCGGTTAATAAATTTTAGTAAACAGGGGCATTTCAAGCAGCGTAGATCTACCACACGCGTCTCGTAAATGCGAGAAATTTATAGGCTATTGCTTCCTGTTTTGAACGGTTGATATCAGTTTTAAGTGTTGATATACCTTAAAGTATTGTTAaatagcatatttttatttttaaaccgTACAATTTCAGAATTCTCCAAATCTCCAACACAAACATAGGCAATTCTCTGGCCTTGAATtctagtaaacaacgattcaagcatGTTAAATCTACTACGCGCTCACGTGCATGCAAAAAATTTATTCGTTTTTGCTTCGGAGCAGAAattttacaattctttgaataaagatttggtctcaaaatatttcttggtcgtttttaccttgtcatttattcatagttttgGGGTAGAACATGATTACCTGGTAAATCGGACGAAGTTGTAATAAGCTCTTTTTTTTCGAGCACAACTTCCATGCTATGTTATAACGAAATTTGTTCACGCTTTAGCTGTGCGTGTATCGAGAtttggatgcacttgggaagtttgaagagcactcaggcaactcttacgcttctctcgtgctcttaAAACTTAGTTCTCGCGTGCATCCATAATTTGATATACGCACGGTACGACCAATTTCTTTTGTACgtccctccctccccccccccccccataaatttatttctgaatATCTACACCGCTGGACTTAACTGTAATCAAGGTATAGTTTAAGGAAATAAAGGTTCATTTTCAATTAGGGTGGAGGAAGCTACATTCCAGGGATGCATCGCTGCGTTAATAGATGCTGCAGCCAGAATCCCTGCCTCAACGGGGGAGTATGTCAGGAGATTTGTGACAATCACAGCCCCAGGTTTAACTGTACCTGTTCTTACAAATACACTGGTAAGCGTTGTGGTCAGACTGCACATCCAAGAAACTGCAAAGACATCGCTAACAACGGAGGCTCAGAATCAgcaaaatacgatatttttgaTTCAGCTAATAAACCGTTCTCTGTTTACTGTGACTTGCAGTCAGAACCTGGCTTCGTATGGGCATTGATACAGTCGTTATCCTTTGCCAATAAGGCCACATATAAGGATAAGGGGTTTGGCACGGATTTTCCTGTGaatgacaataacaatgaaCCGGACTGGAATTCTTACCGCCTTTCCTTATCACATATGCagtctctctcaaatcactccTCACATCTGAGAGTAACATGCAACTTACCTGCAGATGGCCTGCAGTATACGGACTACGCACGCGCAGTTCTGGCAGGTCATGACATATTCGGTGACTGGGGTGGAGATTGCAAACTGTTTGAGTATATTAACATCCGTGGAATTAACTGCTCTGATTGCACCGCCTACACGAGAATGGCTCTTAATGGTGCTTGGTTCGTGAACAGTTTCAAAAGCAAGGAAAATGAATGCGATTTTGATGGGTCACTAGAAGCGGTTGacaacgaaaataattttggacGGTATCATTCCGGAGCGATAAATACGAATCACCGCTGCTCCTCTTCGGATCCTTCAACAACGCAATATTGGTTTGGGGTTAAACATGAATAGGTTATTCTAAGTTCCAATAATCTACTAAAACTAGAATGAGTTGTGAGTATTAGataaggtttttgtttttcttgaaggaTTCTATCTTTTATTGGTTGtggttgctttttgttttgttttgttttttccaacaTAGGCCTTTGGTTTCTcggaaatgtttttttttaaatcgaagAAATTGCTCTTCAATCTCGTTACAGCCGCTTCCCATAAGATGTTTGGTAGTATGAAGTTGAGAGAACGCTTTTTCAACGAGTTTtgtcaaactgaaaaaatacagacagccaatcagaacaataTATGATATCACAGGAACTATTAAGAAATCAAAGAGAAACAAGCAAACAGTTGTAATCTGAGATTGTTTTTAGCTGTGCATTGCTTAGGTAGGAGATTAGCCCGAATTTTCTATACCAAAAATGCAAAGCTAATGCAATCTTGGAGCCCTTTTGAAAACAGGAGCAAAATTGCTCTGTAGTAGTAGTTAAGTAATGATTCATGGCTTGTATGCGTAAGCTATCATACGAATTTGTTCAAATACGCCTTACGAACCTTTATATAAACTTATATCGGTAACATACacatgcaactgatataacaTGAtcctaaattaaattaaaaagccTAAAAAGTTGAAATATATTATCTGAACAATCAAGGGTAAACACCAACTGTTGCATAACTTAAGACGAAGACTAAATTGCACAGTTGCACTAAGTTTGTTTGAATAGGACTTGATAGCCATAGAAAGGGGCAGTATCACATTTCATTTAATCGCCTGAATGCTGTTTCATCAATTTACATAATCTCAGATACTAGTTTGTTATTTGTATTGAGAGTGAAAGAGACATTTGCAGTTAAATGACTCGAAAACCGATCTCTTCTCCAGCCTTGTAAATACATCTCAGGAGTCAGCAGAATGATAGAAGTCAACTTGCATATTTTTgcgcaaagaaatatttacatctttGTAGTCGAAAACGGCTCACTTTGTATCTATTGTTAAGAGAACGAGTCCACTATGTACCTGGTCGAAGGATTCGAAAAGTGGTTTCATAATAAAAATGCCCTCTCTTTCTTGCCACCCGGCTtcagtaaaaattttcatttaggaAAGCTCCCTTTCGGAACAGATCTTACTACAAAAACTttgaatttcttcttcttctttgctAATTACCATCAAGCCTTGCTTGAACGTCCAGTTTTGTGTAACATTAGTGTGCAGGTTTGCTTGTGAGTATTAGtatctgtatttatttttaattttatgacatGTGTAGATTACTTTTCATGAAGTTTTTTAAAACGGATAAGTACTGGTTAGCATCTgtttggcgaaaaaaaaaatttacggaCGATCATCTTAACGCCTAGCTGCCTGTCTTCGTTTGAGGTGAGTGACTACTATGTTCCTTAGGTGCACATATTTCTAGAAAAAGGTTAGAGTTTGAGAACAACTttgatattttacaattttttcatgcaattttttaaatttacgaGTGAAACTTTACACATCGTTGAGCGATTGAAACTGTGAATGAAATATCAGTGGCAAACTGTGTTGATTAAAACAAGTTGGTCAAAAAACAACCGGTTCAATCATTCGTTCTCGCTTGAAAATATCGATAAGTTGAGTGAGTAACGTAAGTAAAACTTTCCATCACTTATCAATTACAACGTGGCgctgattaagaaaaattttcacacGCAGGCTTACGTTCTGAGCGTTGGCTTATCTCAGGTTTTTCCAAGCAGCAGTTAACTGATGCAACAATCATGTCTGTTTAGAACTAAATAATTGATTTGTCTACGTCCTTCTTTTTCGTTCATCTTGGTCGTTCatgttttcacattttcccAAGGATCTGCGTTAGTGCTCCAGTcgctatcaatttttttgtctgttcacctgatgtaaacaaaacatacaatGCATGCATTCAAAACTAAATTATACCTCAAAAAGCAGAAAGTAGCCGCTAAATACAAGAGAACAAGAATGGGGCCGTTCAacaacaaaattggaaaaaaaattattcgcaAGCATCTCCTCGAAAAGGTTTCAGCTCTGTTTGTCCTCGGTGCCTAAATCAAGCATATTTACGTCACAAGTTAGAAAGTAGCgacgaaaacg is from Pocillopora verrucosa isolate sample1 chromosome 7, ASM3666991v2, whole genome shotgun sequence and encodes:
- the LOC136282077 gene encoding uncharacterized protein gives rise to the protein MKWSQGGNYYDLVRSYTVKGGGSYIPGMHRCVNRCCSQNPCLNGGVCQEICDNHSPRFNCTCSYKYTGKRCGQTAHPRNCKDIANNGGSESAKYDIFDSANKPFSVYCDLQSEPGFVWALIQSLSFANKATYKDKGFGTDFPVNDNNNEPDWNSYRLSLSHMQSLSNHSSHLRVTCNLPADGLQYTDYARAVLAGHDIFGDWGGDCKLFEYINIRGINCSDCTAYTRMALNGAWFVNSFKSKENECDFDGSLEAVDNENNFGRYHSGAINTNHRCSSSDPSTTQYWFGVKHE